DNA sequence from the Leptospira limi genome:
AAACAATTGGATCCTAAATCTGCAAAAAATTCTATTCACAGGTTTTTCAGAGCAAGGTTTCAAATTTGGCTTTTTTCTCATTTCACCTTATTTTATTTATCCGCTTTATCGTTTCCGAGATTCTTTGTTTTCCATTAGAAAACAAAATACGATCCATTACCACTTAACTCTATTTATATTGTATCCGATTCTTGTAGGATTAAGCGCACCAAATGATGGCATTACAATTTCGGCACGGTATGTACTGTTTGCAGTTGTTCCAATGATTTTCATACTCTCCCATTATTGGTCAGAACTCCAAAAGGATAAAGTTTTCAAAATCCTTATCATTGTTTCTATCTTAGTCAATTTGGTTATACTGCGAATTTTAAAAGAAAGTTTCAAAATGATCAAAAATACAAATCAAATTTATGAAAATTTCAATGCTGATTTATGGATTTTTTATGATAATAACATATCTGCAACTTCAGGTATTCATTTATTAAAACAACCTGCAATCTCATTTCAAAACTTTACGGATGAAACAAATCTGAATTCATTAATAAAATTAATGGAATCACAAAAGATGAAAAAAATATATGTCTTTGATTTTTCGAAAAAAGTCCCCAATGCATTTATGAATGTAAAAAGGAGTTTGGAACTAAGCAGTCCTGAGTTTCAAAATCTCCTTCAAACCAAAAAATATTCCTGTAACAAATATACAGAAATAAAATTCATTGGCTATCGAGAATGTAATTATTCTCCGTAAACTTTTTATTTTCTATATCGTTTCGAATCAGAAATACCTTTTACAAATTCAACTACATAGAGAGGCCTATTTTTAGATTCCTCAAAAATTCTAGCAATGTATTCACCTAGGATTCCAATGGAAATTAAAATCGATCCACCAATTAAACAAATCAATGTGACAATTGTGGCCCAACCTGGGTTATAAACAATTGGCATCTCCAAAATGAAATGTTGAAACGCTCGAAAAAGCGCATAAGCTCCTACAAAAAATCCAACAAAGGCAACGATGATTCCGAGAGCCAAACTAAATCGTAATGGTAGAGGAGAAAAGGATACTGCTGCATTCATTGCCAACTTTAACATTTTTTGCAATGGGTATTTCGTTTCACCTGCAACTCTCGCATCACGTTTATAAAAAACTGGAGTTTGTGGAAAACCTATCCATGCATTCATACCTCGTAAAAAACGATGGTTTTCTCTTAGTCCATTTAAAGCATCCAAACATCGGCGTGAAATCAATCTAAAATCGCCAGAATCCAATGGTAAATCTTTATGAACTAATACCTTCATTAGACGATAAAACGCCCAAGCCGTTATCTTTTTAAACCATGACTCGCCCGTACGGGCAATTCGTTGTCCATAAACAACGTCGTATCCTTCTCGGTATCTCTCCAACATTTCAAATATCACTTCAGGTGGATCTTGTAAATCGGCATCCATAATGACAACAGCCTCTCCACTCGCATAATCCATTCCAGCTGTGACAGCAATTTGATGACCAAAATTTCTAGATAAACTAATGATTTTAACTCTTTTGTCTTCTTTTGACCAATTGACTAATTCAAAAATTGTATTATCGATACTTCCATCATTCACGAGTATTAGCTCGATTTTTGTTGGAAGTTTTTCTAAAAATGAAGTTAACCTCTCCTTTAAATGCGGAAGGACAGATTCCTCATTATAACATGGAATTACAATGGACAACAATTTAGGATTACTGCGTTTTTCTAAAAAATATTTCATAATTTAAATATAGAGACTCTTTCTTTATTGAATTTTAATCGGATGCACTAATTTTTCTTTCATTCTTAAAAACGGTAACTCAATGATTAAGTAAACAATCCATGATGTTAAAAATGTAAAAAATATTACATACACAAATGCATAAACCGCAGATAACATATTTTGATTTTTTAAAACAATTGGAGTCACTTTAGTCGCAACTAATGGAATTACTATGATATGCCATAGGTATGCTGTGTAGCCCAATCGAGCAAAAGGTCTAAAGACACTCCAACTAAAGAAACTTGTAATCGGTTTGATGAAAAAAGAAAAATACATTAGAATTCCAAATCCTATTGAAACAAGTGTTGGACGAAACACGATGGCAAATGCACTCGAAGAATCGATTTGATGCATCCAAATTATTAGAAAAAAACTGATCAATAATAATAAGCCAGACCAAAACTGTTTATAGCTTATATGTAATGTCTGCCATGGGAATAGATGATACACTTCGTACACAACCATCCCATAAAGAATGGAATCAAACCTGCAATAAAGTTGGTAAACAGCATCTAAATTTGCGATTGGATAAGAGATCGAATATCGATTGAACAAAGCAAAGGCAAATCCCAAGATATAAATCGCCAGTCGTGAAATCAAATTGATTCGGAAAAAAAATAATACACAGAAAAAAGGCAATACTAAATAAAAATGTTCTTCGATTGATAAAGACCATCCGCCATCGTATACGACAGGAACCCTTAATATGTCTGTCAAATACAAGGCATCCACCCAAACATTGGACAACCCCGCTCGGATACTCTCAAACATCGCAATTGCAGCTGGATCTTTTATTGAATGGATATCAAACTTAGTTAACTGAAATCTTTTAAATGAATATAAAATAAAAAGCGCAAAATAGTAAGCAGGAAATATCCTCAAACTCCTTTTTACAAAAAAGTCTTTAATGTTTATTTTCCCATTTTTATCAAATTCTCTTCTTAACCCCCCATAAATTAAAAAACCACTTAACAAAAAAAAGAAATCAACTCCTGAAGAGAGAGCGCCCAAAAATAAATTTACAAACTCATATTCGCTATGAATAATTTGTTTCACAGTTACCCAAACATGATAGATTACGACAGAAAGAATCGAAATTGCTCTAATTCCATTTAAATTCTCATGTTCAAATGACTTCTTTTCGAAAATAGATGTTATGTATCTCAATCGATTTTTATTCACTTCTAAGATACTCCTTAACTACCATCCCATAAAACTGATGTTCGTTAACAAATTTCCAACCATTCTTTTCTTCAAAACTTTTCCCATTACCACCTAAAAACCGATACACAACGCAAAGTTTTTTTTGTTTTAATGGAGTTTCCTCCCCTAATAATCGAGGTTCAAAATTTTGATCCAAATTCCAATCTAAATAGAGCTTGATGTATTCGGGTGTTGCATTTGAAAACACATACTGACCCTCACATTGTTTCGATATGAACTGACTTGTGGAACGCCAATCTTCCTTAAAAACAATATAAAAATTCTTTTTAAAATCAACAAAGGAGAGAATAGTCAAAAGTATCAAACAAACCATAAGAATTTTACTTCTCTTACTTTCGGAAATCTTTTCCGAAACAAACATAAACACAAGTGGTAAAGTTACGATCCAATTTCGATTCGTAACAATAGGTTTAAAAAATGAAAATACACTTGTTACTATTATCACAAATATAGCTACCAACAAGTATATCTCCGAAAACCGAAGAAAAGAAAATCCACCCTTCCTGAATATTTTTTTGATCACTTGGAATATAATGATTAAAAAAAGAACAACAGGAACTACAACAGTCAAAAACAGAAATTTTTTCGAAGTATAAAAATATAAAGAATAGTAACTCAAGTATAAAACGACATTAGGTGGATCGATCCAACTTGCAGTTGCAATCTTATCACCACTTAGCAACTGAAAAATAAACGGTAAATAAGCAATAAAAGTTACAATTCCAAGTAAAAAAACCAAATTGCGCCGATTATCATTTAGAATTAAAAAGTAGATCCAAAATAGAAAATAAAGTGAGCCTACAAAAATAAATCCAAACAAATGAACATAAGAAATACAAATCGATAAAATTACTAATAATACATATCGTTTCTTATTTTGAATGTCAGATAAAAATGAATCAAAAAGAACAATGATAAAGGATGATAAACACAAGAGCAGGGAATAGGATCGAACTTCCTGTGCATAATAAATTGCACCTGGTGAAAATGAAAAAAGAAATAGAAAGAGAAATCTTCTTTTTTTCTCCCAACCCGTAGTTAAGAATAGTAAAACTAATAAATTAAAAACAGAAATTAAAACAGGAAATAATTTAGAATAAACTTCACTCCCTGTTGGATTGATGTGAATCCAGATCGAAAGTAAAATTTGAAAAAGTGGTGGATGAGGATCACTTGCTAAATAATTCCAGAATTGTTGCCAATTTCCAAGAGAGGATGCATATACAGAATAAAGTTCGTCTGTCCATAAACTCTGTCGATCTAACTTATAGAATCTAAAAAAAATTCCTAGTGCCAGAGAAATAAAAATACCAATTTCAAATTTGAATTTTTTGATTCCTTCCCTATTGATCTTCATTTCATTTTCCATAACATCAATCTAAAACCCGCAATTTTTTCATCTGTCTGCTTTTCATAAAACTTGGATTTGATTTCAAATTTTGTATTGATCCATTCATTATAAAATTCTTCGGTTACATTATCATCTTTAGGAGGCACAAAATCATAAACAAATACTTGAAAATGGGAAACTTTCGCTTCTTTTAGTCTCTCCTCCATTAACTCAAATTTCTTTTGATGATTCACAATCCAATGTGGTTTTTTCAAAAAAGAATCGGAAATTAACAGAAGATCAAACGTGCTCAAGTGCAAAACTGGTGCCTCTGGATATTCTTCTAGTTTTGATTGGTATAGATCATGGTATTTCTTTATATAATCTAAATTTCTTATATTCTTTCTTACATGGTATATTCCTAAAAATATCTGAAATATTACCAATAAAACAAGGATTCTTCGTCTAGATTCTTCTTTTTCTGTTACAACCGTTAAACAAATATAAATTGTGATTAAAATATAGGTGAATTCCGTAAACCGCATTCCCGCATACAGTCCTCCCGAAGAATAGGGACTGAGTAAAACAATGGAAACGAAAGATAAAACGGTAATGGCATAAAGTTTCTTTTGTATGATCGATAGATTTGTTTTGAAAGAAGAATAGATAAAAAAAAGTATACTAGGAAAACAGTAGTATAAAAATCCGACTCGATTTTCATTTCCCACAAAAAATTCTTTTACTAAATGAAAACGGTCAGTAAAATTCAATCTGGTAAAATCAATTAAACTTACTTTACTTCTAACACCAAAAATCTCACCGAAATGTGATTGATTATAATAAGAAAAAAGACAGATTGAGAATAATAATCCCAAAAACAGAAAGAAATACTTTCGTAAAAAAACAAAAAGATCATTTCTATAAAAGTACGCAAATACAAATCCAGTGATTCCAATGTAAATCAATGATTCCGATCGTAAAAAGATCGAAATACCACCAATAAAACCGATCACTAACAAGAGAAAATTCGATAGGTTTTTATTGAAATCAATGGCAAGAATTGCAAAAAACCAAATACTTAAAAAAAGATGCGCAGGAACACTCTCAGAAAATTCAAAAGCGCTTGTGATTCCAAACCCTACTAAAAAAAATATGCCACTCAATAGGGCGTATTCCAAAGATTTTAGATTTAGAATGTATTTCAATGTAAAAATGATTACCAAACATACGATTAAGTATAAAAAAAGA
Encoded proteins:
- a CDS encoding glycosyltransferase family 2 protein; amino-acid sequence: MKYFLEKRSNPKLLSIVIPCYNEESVLPHLKERLTSFLEKLPTKIELILVNDGSIDNTIFELVNWSKEDKRVKIISLSRNFGHQIAVTAGMDYASGEAVVIMDADLQDPPEVIFEMLERYREGYDVVYGQRIARTGESWFKKITAWAFYRLMKVLVHKDLPLDSGDFRLISRRCLDALNGLRENHRFLRGMNAWIGFPQTPVFYKRDARVAGETKYPLQKMLKLAMNAAVSFSPLPLRFSLALGIIVAFVGFFVGAYALFRAFQHFILEMPIVYNPGWATIVTLICLIGGSILISIGILGEYIARIFEESKNRPLYVVEFVKGISDSKRYRK
- a CDS encoding LA_3751/LA_3752 family putative glycosyltransferase, with protein sequence MKVFVRFIDKLENFFLRKEVLIFLLICFSGILIYKRILWDKGVSPLIQSDSQIKLYQTIEYKNNGLNSHSCFLLDNSFDNQFEFYPFRYPWAFYSTNEVGNRTCVFQYPSFFSQFFSLIPIKYQFFNLLILFLYLIVCLVIIFTLKYILNLKSLEYALLSGIFFLVGFGITSAFEFSESVPAHLFLSIWFFAILAIDFNKNLSNFLLLVIGFIGGISIFLRSESLIYIGITGFVFAYFYRNDLFVFLRKYFFLFLGLLFSICLFSYYNQSHFGEIFGVRSKVSLIDFTRLNFTDRFHLVKEFFVGNENRVGFLYYCFPSILFFIYSSFKTNLSIIQKKLYAITVLSFVSIVLLSPYSSGGLYAGMRFTEFTYILITIYICLTVVTEKEESRRRILVLLVIFQIFLGIYHVRKNIRNLDYIKKYHDLYQSKLEEYPEAPVLHLSTFDLLLISDSFLKKPHWIVNHQKKFELMEERLKEAKVSHFQVFVYDFVPPKDDNVTEEFYNEWINTKFEIKSKFYEKQTDEKIAGFRLMLWKMK
- a CDS encoding acyltransferase family protein codes for the protein MNKNRLRYITSIFEKKSFEHENLNGIRAISILSVVIYHVWVTVKQIIHSEYEFVNLFLGALSSGVDFFFLLSGFLIYGGLRREFDKNGKINIKDFFVKRSLRIFPAYYFALFILYSFKRFQLTKFDIHSIKDPAAIAMFESIRAGLSNVWVDALYLTDILRVPVVYDGGWSLSIEEHFYLVLPFFCVLFFFRINLISRLAIYILGFAFALFNRYSISYPIANLDAVYQLYCRFDSILYGMVVYEVYHLFPWQTLHISYKQFWSGLLLLISFFLIIWMHQIDSSSAFAIVFRPTLVSIGFGILMYFSFFIKPITSFFSWSVFRPFARLGYTAYLWHIIVIPLVATKVTPIVLKNQNMLSAVYAFVYVIFFTFLTSWIVYLIIELPFLRMKEKLVHPIKIQ
- a CDS encoding dolichyl-phosphate-mannose--protein mannosyltransferase, producing MKINREGIKKFKFEIGIFISLALGIFFRFYKLDRQSLWTDELYSVYASSLGNWQQFWNYLASDPHPPLFQILLSIWIHINPTGSEVYSKLFPVLISVFNLLVLLFLTTGWEKKRRFLFLFLFSFSPGAIYYAQEVRSYSLLLCLSSFIIVLFDSFLSDIQNKKRYVLLVILSICISYVHLFGFIFVGSLYFLFWIYFLILNDNRRNLVFLLGIVTFIAYLPFIFQLLSGDKIATASWIDPPNVVLYLSYYSLYFYTSKKFLFLTVVVPVVLFLIIIFQVIKKIFRKGGFSFLRFSEIYLLVAIFVIIVTSVFSFFKPIVTNRNWIVTLPLVFMFVSEKISESKRSKILMVCLILLTILSFVDFKKNFYIVFKEDWRSTSQFISKQCEGQYVFSNATPEYIKLYLDWNLDQNFEPRLLGEETPLKQKKLCVVYRFLGGNGKSFEEKNGWKFVNEHQFYGMVVKEYLRSE